A stretch of Saccharothrix texasensis DNA encodes these proteins:
- a CDS encoding FAD-binding protein, giving the protein MDFPGGVPLTDDAALDWAADDFGHVVRRRPVGVLRPTSADDVPAAVRLARAHGLTVVPRAEGHSTGGQAQAPGGLVLDMTGFRTVHRVTSEHVVVDAGARWSDVLAATLPLGVTPPVLTDYLGLSVGGTLSVGGLGGASHRFGAQTDTVLELDAVTPDGVRVTCSPTRHPDVFDAVRAGGGRRGVILRATVRLVPAHTHARCFRLRYDRVGDFLRDQRLLAAERRFDHLEGRARPDGAGRWSFRIDATAYFTPPAPPPEPLAGLRDRREAADADTATYRRFANRMADDVAALRVLGPWRWPHPWLTVLLPDATVEEVLTASLAGPAVGGNGVVLVYPVPRAVLRTPGLRVPDSPLVFLLALLRTADSAPALRAMVEDNDVLRRLCLAAGGTTYLL; this is encoded by the coding sequence GTGGACTTCCCCGGCGGCGTGCCGCTGACGGACGACGCGGCGCTCGACTGGGCCGCCGACGACTTCGGGCACGTCGTGCGACGGCGGCCGGTCGGTGTGCTGCGCCCGACGTCCGCCGACGACGTCCCGGCCGCGGTGCGGCTGGCCCGCGCGCACGGCCTCACCGTCGTGCCGCGGGCCGAAGGCCACTCGACCGGTGGACAGGCGCAGGCGCCCGGCGGGCTCGTGCTGGACATGACCGGCTTCCGGACCGTGCACCGGGTGACGTCCGAGCACGTCGTCGTGGACGCGGGCGCGCGGTGGAGCGACGTGCTCGCCGCCACCCTGCCGCTCGGCGTGACACCGCCCGTGCTGACCGACTACCTCGGGCTGTCCGTGGGCGGCACGCTGTCCGTCGGCGGCCTCGGCGGCGCGAGCCACCGCTTCGGGGCGCAGACGGACACCGTGCTCGAGCTCGACGCCGTCACCCCCGACGGCGTCCGGGTGACGTGCTCGCCGACCCGTCACCCGGACGTGTTCGACGCGGTGCGCGCGGGAGGTGGCCGGCGGGGCGTGATCCTGCGGGCGACGGTGCGGCTCGTGCCCGCGCACACCCACGCCCGCTGCTTCCGGCTGCGCTACGACCGGGTGGGCGACTTCCTGCGCGACCAGCGGCTGTTGGCCGCCGAACGCCGGTTCGACCACCTGGAAGGGCGGGCCAGGCCGGACGGCGCGGGGCGGTGGTCGTTCCGGATCGACGCCACGGCCTACTTCACGCCGCCGGCGCCGCCGCCGGAGCCGTTGGCCGGGTTGCGCGACCGGCGTGAAGCGGCCGACGCCGACACCGCCACCTACCGCCGCTTCGCCAACCGGATGGCCGACGACGTGGCGGCCCTGCGCGTGCTCGGGCCTTGGCGGTGGCCGCACCCCTGGCTCACCGTGCTGCTGCCCGACGCCACCGTCGAGGAGGTGCTGACCGCGTCGTTGGCGGGGCCGGCGGTCGGCGGGAACGGCGTGGTGCTCGTCTACCCGGTGCCGCGCGCCGTGCTCCGCACACCCGGCCTCCGCGTGCCCGACAGCCCGCTCGTGTTCCTGCTGGCGTTGCTGCGGACCGCCGACTCGGCACCGGCCCTGCGCGCCATGGTCGAGGACAACGACGTGCTGCGCCGCCTCTGCCTCGCCGCCGGCGGCACCACCTACCTCCTCTGA
- a CDS encoding TetR/AcrR family transcriptional regulator, which yields MTTERPYHHGDLRRAVLDAAVEAITEHGPAGVGLRDLARRVGVSHAGPVHHFKDKAGLLTALAAEGFTLLADALDGTVAEGGDIVDLGVAYVRFAVGHRAHFEVMFRPDLLRPDDPALTEARDRAGAALADGVADRPDPASASVAAWSLVHGFATLWNTGALSRAGRDPEAMVRAFAGSMFPT from the coding sequence GTGACCACGGAGCGCCCGTACCACCACGGGGACCTGCGCCGCGCCGTCCTGGACGCGGCGGTCGAGGCGATCACCGAGCACGGCCCCGCCGGCGTCGGCCTGCGCGACCTGGCCCGGCGGGTCGGGGTGTCGCACGCGGGACCGGTGCACCACTTCAAGGACAAGGCGGGCCTGCTCACCGCGCTCGCCGCGGAGGGCTTCACGCTCCTGGCCGACGCGCTGGACGGGACGGTGGCGGAGGGCGGCGACATCGTCGACCTGGGCGTGGCCTACGTGCGCTTCGCGGTCGGGCACCGCGCGCACTTCGAGGTGATGTTCCGGCCCGACCTCCTGCGCCCCGACGACCCCGCGTTGACCGAGGCGCGCGACCGGGCCGGCGCGGCCCTGGCGGACGGCGTCGCCGACCGGCCCGACCCGGCGTCGGCGTCGGTCGCGGCCTGGTCGCTCGTGCACGGCTTCGCGACGCTGTGGAACACCGGCGCGCTGTCGCGGGCCGGCCGGGACCCGGAGGCGATGGTGCGGGCCTTCGCGGGCTCGATGTTCCCGACCTAG
- a CDS encoding DoxX family protein, whose translation MAPLVILVLVTLALVGLRAVGVTRVPAWPFAVRCGVAAMFVATGVAHFAGLREELIAMVPPAVPAPGLVITVTGVLELAGAAGVLWRRTAPWAAAGLTAMLVGMFPANVYAARQGISPSFGDALVPRTLMQLVFLAATVSIVAHYARRPRESRGNVSR comes from the coding sequence GTGGCACCGCTCGTGATCCTCGTCCTGGTCACCCTCGCCCTGGTAGGCCTGCGGGCCGTCGGCGTCACCCGCGTCCCCGCCTGGCCGTTCGCCGTGCGGTGCGGGGTCGCGGCGATGTTCGTCGCGACCGGGGTGGCGCACTTCGCCGGCCTGCGCGAGGAGCTGATCGCGATGGTGCCGCCCGCCGTCCCCGCGCCCGGTCTCGTGATCACCGTGACGGGCGTGCTGGAACTCGCGGGCGCGGCGGGCGTGCTGTGGCGGCGGACCGCGCCGTGGGCGGCGGCCGGCCTGACCGCGATGCTGGTCGGCATGTTCCCGGCGAACGTCTACGCCGCCCGGCAGGGCATCTCACCGTCGTTCGGCGACGCCTTGGTGCCGCGCACGCTCATGCAGCTCGTGTTCCTCGCGGCCACCGTGAGCATCGTGGCGCACTACGCCCGTCGTCCCCGCGAGTCGCGCGGGAACGTCAGCCGATGA
- a CDS encoding TerC/Alx family metal homeostasis membrane protein, translating to MADIGGLTWALTIGLVLVLIAVDLVLAVLRPHRVEIREATAWSVFYVLFALLFGVWFTLAYGGQAGTEYFVGYLVEKSLSVDNLFVFVIIMSTFAVPEEHQHKVLTFGIVLALALRAVFIAVGATLLALFSFVFLLFGLLLIYTAVQLFRHRDEDPDVEDNLVVKTARRVLPIADDYQDGKLFTRVDGRRMATPLFVVLLAIGSIDVLFALDSIPAVFGITSEPYIVFAANAFALLGLRALFFLVKGLLDRLVYLSTGLSLILAFIGVKLILHWAHEDLDPRVPEVPTLLSLAVILVVLTVVTVASLVKTRRDPSMKARPGSLRARRAKAEPERPD from the coding sequence GTGGCGGACATCGGAGGGCTCACCTGGGCGCTCACCATCGGCCTGGTCCTCGTGCTGATCGCGGTGGACCTGGTGCTGGCGGTCCTGCGCCCGCACCGCGTCGAGATCCGCGAGGCGACCGCGTGGTCGGTGTTCTACGTGCTCTTCGCCCTGCTGTTCGGCGTGTGGTTCACGCTGGCGTACGGCGGGCAGGCCGGCACCGAGTACTTCGTCGGCTACCTGGTGGAGAAGAGCCTCTCGGTCGACAACCTGTTCGTGTTCGTGATCATCATGTCGACGTTCGCCGTGCCGGAGGAGCACCAGCACAAGGTGCTGACGTTCGGCATCGTGCTGGCGCTGGCGCTGCGCGCGGTGTTCATCGCGGTCGGCGCGACGCTGCTGGCGCTGTTCTCGTTCGTGTTCCTGCTGTTCGGCCTGCTGCTGATCTACACGGCCGTGCAGCTGTTCCGGCACCGGGACGAGGACCCGGACGTCGAGGACAACCTCGTGGTGAAGACCGCGCGCCGGGTGCTGCCGATCGCCGACGACTACCAGGACGGCAAGCTGTTCACCCGCGTCGACGGCCGCCGGATGGCCACGCCGCTGTTCGTGGTGCTGCTCGCGATCGGCAGCATCGACGTGCTGTTCGCCCTGGACTCGATCCCGGCGGTCTTCGGGATCACGTCCGAGCCGTACATCGTGTTCGCCGCCAACGCGTTCGCGCTGCTCGGCTTGCGGGCGTTGTTCTTCCTGGTGAAGGGGTTGCTCGACCGGCTGGTGTACCTGTCGACGGGCCTGTCGCTGATCCTGGCGTTCATCGGGGTGAAGCTGATCCTGCACTGGGCGCACGAGGACCTCGACCCGCGCGTGCCGGAGGTGCCGACGCTGCTCAGCCTCGCGGTGATCCTCGTGGTGCTGACGGTGGTGACCGTGGCGAGCCTGGTCAAGACGCGGCGCGACCCGTCGATGAAGGCACGTCCCGGCTCGCTGCGGGCCCGCCGCGCCAAGGCCGAGCCGGAACGCCCCGACTGA
- a CDS encoding GTP-binding protein produces the protein MLAHVDAGKTSLTERLLFDHGTIPRLGSVDGGDTQTDSGELERRRGITIRSAVAWFRLGDLQVNLVDTPGHPDFVAEVDRALSVLDGAVLVISAVEGVQAQTGVLLRSLRRLRLPTLLFVNKIDRMGARHDDLLAEIRRRLTPAVVPMVRVERLGARDARVVARPAADGAFRAEAAELLADHDLPLLGRVIDGDVPEDVSAPLRDQTCRGLVHPVYFGSAVSGAGTAELADGIRRFLAPRPVPSDDLRGAVFAVERTGKGEKVAYLRLFSGTLHGRQRVAFRRRDPSGAVEEHRGRVAGLEVVGGGAGPLTAGDIGKLRGLPHVRVGDRLGADDDGGRTHFSPPILESVVRPGEPGRAAELHAALTRLADEDPLIRTRAAGGGTTSVLLYGAVQREVIAERLHREFGVEAVFEQARPVYFERPVGRGESVHEFDPRGPNDFWQTVGVRVEPLPPGSGHTFTRQAQLGLLPKAYHRAIEEAATATLRQGLHGWEVTDCAVTITRVGFNAPMTVAADFRHLTPVVLLRALRQAGSAVHEPGFTVEVEVPDDALSAVTGLLLSLGADLGPAVAAGPVWRVPGDLPARSLHDLAAALPGLTRGEGSIRHEPGPARRVRGPAPTRARTDGNPLDHDEYLRFLSNRDLADR, from the coding sequence GTGCTCGCGCACGTCGACGCCGGTAAGACCAGCCTCACCGAGCGGCTGCTGTTCGACCACGGGACGATCCCGCGGCTCGGCAGCGTCGACGGCGGTGACACGCAGACCGACAGCGGCGAGCTGGAACGCCGCCGCGGCATCACGATCCGCTCCGCCGTCGCCTGGTTCCGGCTCGGCGACCTCCAGGTGAACCTGGTGGACACGCCGGGGCACCCGGACTTCGTCGCCGAGGTCGACCGCGCCCTGTCCGTGCTGGACGGCGCGGTGCTGGTGATCTCGGCGGTCGAGGGCGTGCAGGCGCAGACCGGGGTGCTGCTGCGCTCGCTGCGCCGGTTGCGCCTGCCGACCCTGCTCTTCGTCAACAAGATCGACCGGATGGGCGCGCGGCACGACGACCTGCTCGCCGAGATCCGCCGCCGGCTGACGCCCGCCGTGGTCCCGATGGTGCGGGTCGAGCGGCTGGGCGCGCGGGACGCCCGGGTCGTCGCCCGGCCCGCCGCCGACGGCGCGTTCCGGGCGGAGGCGGCCGAGCTCCTGGCCGACCACGACCTCCCGCTGCTGGGCCGGGTGATCGACGGCGACGTGCCCGAGGACGTGTCCGCGCCGCTGCGCGACCAGACGTGCCGGGGGCTGGTGCACCCGGTGTACTTCGGCTCGGCGGTGTCCGGCGCGGGCACGGCGGAGCTGGCCGACGGCATCCGGAGGTTCCTCGCGCCGCGGCCGGTCCCGTCCGACGACCTGCGCGGCGCCGTGTTCGCCGTCGAACGCACCGGCAAGGGCGAGAAGGTCGCCTACCTGCGGCTGTTCTCCGGGACGCTGCACGGCCGGCAGCGGGTGGCGTTCCGGCGCCGGGACCCCTCGGGCGCGGTGGAGGAGCACCGGGGGCGCGTCGCCGGGCTGGAGGTCGTGGGCGGCGGCGCCGGGCCGCTCACCGCGGGCGACATCGGCAAGCTGCGCGGGCTGCCCCACGTGCGCGTGGGTGATCGGCTGGGTGCGGACGACGACGGCGGGAGAACGCACTTCTCGCCGCCGATCCTGGAGTCGGTGGTCCGCCCCGGGGAACCCGGCCGGGCGGCCGAGCTGCACGCCGCGCTGACCAGGCTGGCCGACGAGGACCCGCTCATCCGGACCCGGGCGGCGGGCGGCGGCACGACGTCCGTGCTGCTCTACGGGGCCGTGCAGCGCGAGGTGATCGCCGAGCGGCTGCACCGCGAGTTCGGCGTCGAGGCGGTGTTCGAGCAGGCCCGGCCGGTGTACTTCGAACGGCCGGTGGGCCGGGGCGAGTCGGTGCACGAGTTCGACCCGCGCGGGCCGAACGACTTCTGGCAGACCGTCGGCGTGCGCGTCGAACCGCTGCCGCCGGGCTCCGGCCACACCTTCACCAGGCAGGCCCAGCTCGGCCTGCTGCCGAAGGCGTACCACCGGGCGATCGAGGAGGCGGCGACGGCGACGCTGCGGCAAGGCCTGCACGGGTGGGAGGTCACCGACTGCGCGGTGACCATCACGCGCGTCGGCTTCAACGCGCCGATGACGGTCGCCGCCGACTTCCGCCACCTGACGCCCGTGGTGCTGCTGCGGGCGTTGCGGCAGGCGGGCAGCGCCGTGCACGAGCCCGGCTTCACCGTCGAGGTGGAGGTGCCGGACGACGCGCTCAGCGCCGTGACCGGCCTGCTGCTCTCGCTGGGCGCGGACCTCGGCCCGGCCGTCGCGGCCGGCCCGGTGTGGCGCGTGCCGGGCGACCTCCCGGCGCGCTCGCTGCACGACCTCGCCGCCGCCCTGCCCGGTCTGACCCGCGGCGAGGGGAGCATCCGGCACGAACCGGGCCCCGCCCGCCGGGTCCGCGGCCCGGCGCCGACCAGGGCCAGGACGGACGGCAACCCGCTCGACCACGACGAGTACCTGCGGTTCCTGTCCAACCGGGACCTGGCCGACCGGTGA
- a CDS encoding BTAD domain-containing putative transcriptional regulator translates to MVRFRVLGPLGAVGGRGPLDLKGPRHRAVLARLLVARGRVVPVTRLIDDLWDDDAPDGALGAVQTFVGALRKALEPDRPPRAPARLLVTVPPGYALRAGEADEVDAWRFEAAVGEAARSLAAGRPAEAKALLDDVLDLWRGPAYAEFADRPWAHGEAARLDEVRLLAVERRAEAALALGAAAESVPDLRAHVTAHPLREDGRRLLALALYRTGRQGEALATLRQSRDVLRAELGVDPGHALRRLETDILAQSPALAPEPPPEPSSARSTPFVGRADELAELVRAARTGRRLALVSGTAGAGKTALAEELAARLAAAGWATAWGTCAEDAPAAWPWTRMAEALALGDDLPAGRFERHRAIAAALARREQPVLLVFDDLHRADDDTLALVTSLAADPDAGRVLIVGTYRSTEISAALTGALGRAARTEPARVHLGGLTEARVRDLVEAVTDRAPTDADVRAIHTRSGGNPFFVRELTRLWETDPALSTVPAGVRDVLRHRLAQLSDTARTHLRQASVLGQEVDLDVLVPLAGDEDVVLDSVESALLAGFLVEPDADRLRFAHALVQETLYDDIAHARRARWHAAAADVVERVRPDDVEAVAHHLLRAGNRVAAARTAHHTRAAAERAERRSAPHQAARWWRETLARTGGPDRLDAVMGLVRALAVTGDLDQARRHRARAVAEVAGDPVLTARTIGSFDVPAIWTTNDDEALSADLVDAAERALDALPPGHDAERARLLVTIAMERRADTGRRGRDAALEAEAVARELDDPALLALALNGRFLQTCHRAGLAPDRARIGAELLDLAARHGLVTFEVLAHLILVQSHAALADLAAADRHAAAADALAERHDLPLVGVFTTWYAALRLAVTGRRDEARAAYRAAASRLSGAGMPGVERGILPLALLGLGDVPDADWGPYEPWARPVVLLARGERAEALAAVVPDSPHDLLFEVRTCLHAVVAVEAGDRPTMARLYDRLLPAAGELAGAGSGLVAFGPTAHHLAALAAALGRPGQAAGHRRRARRIAAALGAPQWTGFDVT, encoded by the coding sequence ATGGTGCGTTTCCGGGTGTTGGGCCCGTTGGGAGCCGTGGGTGGGCGCGGGCCGCTCGACCTCAAGGGGCCGCGGCACCGCGCGGTGCTGGCACGCCTGCTGGTCGCCAGGGGCCGGGTGGTGCCGGTGACGCGGCTGATCGACGACCTCTGGGACGACGACGCGCCGGACGGTGCGCTGGGCGCCGTGCAGACGTTCGTCGGCGCGTTGCGGAAGGCCCTCGAACCCGACCGCCCACCCCGCGCGCCCGCCCGGCTGCTGGTGACCGTGCCGCCGGGGTACGCGCTGCGGGCGGGTGAGGCGGACGAGGTCGACGCCTGGCGGTTCGAGGCGGCGGTGGGGGAGGCGGCCCGGTCCCTGGCCGCCGGCCGGCCGGCGGAGGCGAAGGCGCTGCTGGACGACGTGCTCGACCTGTGGCGCGGCCCCGCGTACGCGGAGTTCGCCGACCGGCCGTGGGCGCACGGCGAGGCCGCGAGGCTGGACGAGGTGCGGCTGCTGGCCGTGGAACGGCGGGCCGAGGCGGCGTTGGCGCTGGGCGCGGCGGCGGAGTCGGTGCCGGACCTGCGGGCGCACGTCACCGCGCACCCGTTGCGCGAGGACGGCCGGCGGCTGCTGGCCCTCGCCCTCTACCGGACCGGACGGCAGGGCGAGGCGCTGGCCACCCTCCGCCAGTCCCGGGACGTGCTGCGCGCGGAGCTCGGCGTCGACCCCGGCCACGCCCTCCGGCGGCTCGAGACCGACATCCTCGCCCAGTCGCCGGCCCTCGCGCCCGAACCACCGCCCGAGCCGTCGAGCGCCCGGTCCACCCCGTTCGTCGGCCGCGCGGACGAGCTGGCCGAGCTGGTCCGGGCCGCGCGGACGGGCCGGCGGCTGGCGCTGGTCTCGGGCACGGCGGGAGCGGGCAAGACGGCGTTGGCCGAGGAGCTGGCCGCCCGGCTCGCCGCCGCCGGCTGGGCCACCGCGTGGGGCACGTGCGCCGAGGACGCGCCCGCCGCCTGGCCGTGGACGCGGATGGCGGAAGCGCTTGCGCTCGGGGACGACCTGCCCGCCGGCCGGTTCGAGCGGCACCGCGCGATCGCCGCCGCCCTGGCCCGGCGGGAGCAGCCGGTCCTGCTGGTCTTCGACGACCTGCACCGGGCCGACGACGACACCCTCGCGCTGGTGACGTCCCTGGCCGCCGACCCGGACGCCGGCCGGGTGCTGATCGTCGGCACCTACCGCTCCACCGAGATCTCCGCCGCCCTGACCGGAGCCCTCGGTCGGGCCGCCCGCACCGAGCCCGCCCGCGTCCACCTGGGCGGCCTGACCGAAGCCCGGGTGCGCGACCTGGTCGAGGCCGTCACCGACCGCGCGCCGACGGACGCCGACGTGCGCGCGATCCACACCCGCAGCGGCGGCAACCCGTTCTTCGTCCGCGAGCTGACCCGCCTCTGGGAGACCGACCCCGCCCTGAGCACCGTCCCCGCCGGTGTCCGCGACGTGCTGCGCCACCGCCTCGCCCAGCTCTCCGACACGGCGCGCACCCACCTGCGCCAGGCGTCCGTCCTCGGCCAGGAGGTCGACCTGGACGTGCTGGTCCCGCTCGCGGGCGACGAGGACGTGGTGCTGGACTCCGTCGAGTCGGCGCTGCTCGCGGGTTTCCTGGTCGAGCCGGACGCCGACCGGCTGCGGTTCGCCCACGCGCTCGTGCAGGAGACGCTGTACGACGACATCGCGCACGCCCGCCGGGCCCGGTGGCACGCCGCTGCCGCCGACGTCGTCGAGCGGGTGCGCCCCGACGACGTCGAGGCCGTCGCCCACCACCTCCTGCGCGCCGGGAACCGGGTCGCCGCCGCGCGGACCGCCCACCACACCCGGGCCGCCGCGGAACGCGCGGAGCGCCGGTCCGCGCCGCACCAGGCGGCCAGGTGGTGGCGCGAGACGCTGGCCCGGACGGGAGGACCGGACCGCCTCGACGCCGTGATGGGCCTGGTGCGGGCGCTGGCCGTGACCGGCGACCTCGACCAGGCCCGCCGGCACCGGGCGCGCGCCGTCGCCGAGGTGGCCGGCGACCCGGTGCTGACCGCCCGCACGATCGGCTCGTTCGACGTGCCCGCGATCTGGACCACCAACGACGACGAAGCCCTGTCCGCGGACCTCGTCGACGCGGCCGAACGCGCGCTGGACGCCCTGCCGCCGGGCCACGACGCCGAACGCGCCCGCCTCCTGGTCACCATCGCGATGGAACGCCGCGCCGACACCGGGCGGCGTGGCCGGGACGCGGCCCTCGAAGCCGAGGCCGTCGCCCGCGAGCTGGACGACCCGGCGTTGCTGGCCCTGGCGCTCAACGGCCGGTTCCTCCAGACGTGCCACCGGGCGGGCCTCGCGCCGGACCGGGCCCGGATCGGCGCGGAGCTGCTGGACCTCGCCGCCCGCCACGGCCTGGTGACGTTCGAGGTGCTCGCCCACCTCATCCTCGTGCAGTCCCACGCCGCGCTCGCCGACCTGGCCGCCGCCGACCGGCACGCCGCCGCGGCCGACGCGCTCGCCGAACGGCACGACCTGCCGCTGGTCGGCGTCTTCACCACCTGGTACGCCGCGCTGCGCCTGGCCGTGACCGGGCGGCGGGACGAGGCGCGGGCCGCCTACCGCGCCGCCGCGTCCCGCCTGTCCGGCGCCGGGATGCCGGGCGTGGAAAGGGGAATCCTGCCGTTGGCGCTGCTGGGCCTCGGCGACGTGCCGGACGCCGACTGGGGCCCGTACGAGCCGTGGGCGCGCCCGGTCGTCCTGCTGGCGCGGGGCGAGCGCGCCGAAGCGCTCGCGGCCGTCGTCCCCGACTCGCCGCACGACCTGCTGTTCGAGGTCAGGACGTGCCTGCACGCGGTGGTCGCCGTCGAAGCGGGCGACCGGCCGACCATGGCGCGCCTCTACGACCGGCTCCTCCCGGCGGCCGGGGAGCTCGCCGGCGCGGGCAGCGGCCTGGTCGCGTTCGGCCCGACCGCCCACCACCTCGCCGCCCTCGCCGCCGCGCTCGGCCGTCCCGGACAGGCCGCCGGGCACCGGCGGCGGGCGCGGCGGATCGCCGCCGCGCTGGGCGCTCCACAGTGGACCGGATTCGACGTCACCTAG
- a CDS encoding alpha/beta fold hydrolase, protein MKFTEQRVTVADGVALNVAVGGTGSPVVLLHGFPQTHLMWRHVAADLAADHTVICPDLRGYGDSDKPADDGRAYSKRTMAADVVALARALGHDRFALAGHDRGALVAVRAGLDHPAAVTHLASLDVLPTLDTWDVMHGVTAAVGFHLYLMAQPPGLPEAMIGASADAFFGHFLDTWAVHPAAIPADVRAAYLKASREAVPSIVADYRASATVDVEHDLADREAGNRLRMPVTVLQQDWGTVLGFDAADRWRQWAPDLDHRTVTCGHFMAEEAPGEVVRALRDLLAR, encoded by the coding sequence GTGAAGTTCACCGAGCAGCGCGTCACCGTCGCCGACGGCGTGGCGCTCAACGTCGCCGTGGGAGGCACGGGCAGCCCCGTCGTGCTGCTGCACGGCTTCCCCCAGACCCACCTGATGTGGCGGCACGTCGCCGCCGACCTGGCCGCCGACCACACCGTCATCTGCCCCGACCTGCGCGGGTACGGCGACAGCGACAAGCCGGCCGACGACGGCCGGGCGTACTCGAAGCGCACGATGGCCGCCGACGTCGTCGCCCTCGCCCGCGCGCTCGGGCACGACCGGTTCGCGCTGGCGGGCCACGACCGGGGCGCGCTGGTCGCCGTCCGCGCCGGGCTCGACCACCCCGCCGCGGTCACCCACCTGGCGTCGCTGGACGTGCTGCCGACCCTCGACACCTGGGACGTCATGCACGGCGTCACCGCGGCCGTCGGTTTCCACCTGTACCTGATGGCCCAGCCGCCCGGCCTGCCCGAGGCGATGATCGGCGCGTCGGCGGACGCGTTCTTCGGCCACTTCCTCGACACGTGGGCCGTCCACCCGGCCGCGATCCCGGCCGACGTCCGCGCCGCCTACCTGAAGGCGTCCCGCGAGGCGGTCCCGTCGATCGTCGCCGACTACCGGGCCTCCGCCACCGTGGACGTCGAGCACGACCTGGCCGACCGGGAAGCCGGGAACCGGCTGCGCATGCCGGTGACCGTGCTGCAGCAGGACTGGGGCACGGTCCTCGGCTTCGACGCCGCCGACCGGTGGCGGCAGTGGGCCCCGGACCTGGACCACCGCACCGTCACGTGCGGTCACTTCATGGCCGAAGAGGCGCCCGGCGAGGTCGTCAGGGCGCTGCGGGACCTGCTCGCCCGCTAG
- a CDS encoding STAS domain-containing protein: protein MTDRRRQGAELAVGTTEAHGLAVTRVVGEVDLAGVDLVRAELDAQLARRPPVLVVDLSEVTILGSLGIAALLDAHHRAVAVGVRFAVVASRRSVVHPLELTEVDRVLTVVPSLDQVVIG from the coding sequence ATGACCGATCGGCGTCGGCAGGGCGCGGAACTCGCCGTCGGCACGACCGAGGCGCACGGCCTCGCGGTCACCAGGGTCGTCGGCGAGGTCGACCTGGCGGGTGTCGACCTGGTCCGCGCCGAGCTGGACGCCCAGCTGGCCCGGCGGCCACCGGTGCTGGTGGTGGACCTGAGCGAGGTGACCATCCTGGGTTCGCTCGGCATCGCGGCCCTGCTCGACGCCCACCACCGCGCGGTCGCGGTCGGTGTCCGGTTCGCGGTCGTGGCGAGCCGCCGATCGGTGGTGCACCCGTTGGAGCTCACCGAGGTCGACCGGGTGCTGACCGTCGTGCCGTCCCTCGATCAGGTGGTCATCGGCTGA
- a CDS encoding MarR family winged helix-turn-helix transcriptional regulator, producing MTDLSDRGREFSNLLVEVFRVNGLLLAAGDGLAEPAGLTSARWQVLGVVDHGPRTIAQVARVMGLTRQAVRQTAAGLVRDGMAEFRDNVRDRRARLLALTPRGRSALREVELRQAAWANDVAARMSLAELRAVTGTLRDLGDLVEER from the coding sequence GTGACCGACCTGTCCGATCGTGGCCGCGAGTTCTCGAACCTCCTCGTCGAGGTGTTCCGGGTGAACGGCCTGCTCCTCGCCGCCGGTGACGGGCTGGCCGAGCCGGCGGGCCTGACCAGCGCCCGGTGGCAGGTGCTCGGCGTGGTGGACCACGGGCCGCGCACGATCGCGCAGGTGGCCCGGGTGATGGGGCTGACCAGGCAGGCCGTCCGGCAGACGGCGGCCGGCCTGGTCCGCGACGGCATGGCCGAGTTCCGGGACAACGTGCGCGACCGCCGGGCCCGGCTGCTCGCGCTCACCCCGCGCGGCCGGTCGGCCCTGCGCGAGGTCGAGCTGCGCCAGGCGGCGTGGGCGAACGACGTGGCCGCCCGCATGTCCCTGGCCGAGCTGCGCGCCGTCACCGGGACCCTGCGCGACCTGGGCGACTTGGTGGAGGAGCGGTGA